A genomic segment from uncultured Alistipes sp. encodes:
- the ilvC gene encoding ketol-acid reductoisomerase, translating into MAKINFGGVEENVVTREEFPLEKALETLKNETIAVIGYGVQGPGQSLNLRDNGFRVIVGQRKGSKSWDKAVADGWVPGETLFEIEEAAERGTIIQYLLSDAGQISVWPTIKKHLTPGKALYFSHGFGITYKERTGIIPPADVDVILIAPKGSGTSLRRMFLQGRGLNSSYAVFQDATGHAMERVIALGIGVGSGYLFETDFQREVYSDLTGERGTLMGAIQGIFAAQYDTLRAHGHTPSEAFNETIEELTQSLMPLVAENGMDWMYANCSTTAQRGALDWWKRFRDATKPVFEELYESVRSGNEAQISIDSNSKPDYRTKLNEELREMRESEMWQAGAVVRKLRPENN; encoded by the coding sequence ATGGCAAAGATCAATTTCGGCGGCGTCGAAGAGAACGTCGTAACGCGGGAAGAGTTCCCGCTGGAGAAAGCACTCGAAACGCTCAAAAACGAAACCATCGCCGTCATCGGCTACGGCGTGCAGGGCCCCGGGCAGTCGCTCAACCTGCGCGACAACGGATTCCGCGTGATCGTCGGACAGCGCAAGGGCTCGAAGAGCTGGGACAAGGCCGTGGCCGACGGCTGGGTGCCGGGCGAGACGCTCTTCGAGATCGAAGAGGCCGCCGAGCGCGGTACGATCATCCAGTACCTGCTCTCCGATGCCGGACAGATCTCCGTATGGCCCACGATCAAGAAGCACCTCACCCCCGGCAAGGCCCTCTACTTCTCGCACGGATTCGGCATCACCTACAAGGAGCGCACGGGCATCATCCCGCCGGCCGACGTCGATGTGATCCTGATTGCCCCGAAGGGTTCGGGAACGTCGCTGCGCCGCATGTTCCTCCAGGGCCGCGGTCTGAACTCCAGCTACGCCGTCTTCCAGGATGCCACGGGGCACGCCATGGAGCGCGTCATCGCACTCGGCATCGGCGTCGGCTCGGGTTATCTCTTCGAGACCGACTTCCAGCGCGAGGTCTACTCCGACCTCACGGGTGAGCGCGGCACGCTGATGGGTGCCATCCAGGGTATCTTCGCCGCCCAGTACGACACGCTCCGCGCCCACGGACACACCCCCTCGGAGGCCTTCAACGAGACCATTGAGGAGCTCACGCAGTCGCTCATGCCGCTCGTTGCCGAAAACGGCATGGATTGGATGTACGCCAACTGCTCGACCACGGCACAGCGCGGTGCACTCGACTGGTGGAAGCGCTTCCGCGACGCCACGAAACCCGTCTTCGAGGAGCTCTACGAGAGCGTCCGCAGCGGGAACGAAGCTCAGATCTCGATCGACTCCAACAGCAAGCCCGATTACCGCACGAAGCTCAACGAGGAGCTGCGCGAAATGCGCGAAAGCGAAATGTGGCAGGCCGGAGCCGTCGTCCGTAAACTCAGACCCGAAAACAACTAA
- a CDS encoding type I phosphomannose isomerase catalytic subunit, whose translation MYKFQPILKSLIWGGEKIAPYKQIATDQHNIGESWELSGVEGNESVVAEGPEAGTKLPDLLARHGAALLGKANYERFGNEFPLLIKFIDARQDLSIQVHPNDELAWERHRSKGKTEMWYVVSTDEGAHLLSGFSKQVTPEEYEASVADNTITDLLARYAIRPGDVFFLPAGRVHAIGSGSFIAEIQQTSNITYRIYDYGRVGADGKPRELHTEQAKGAIDYTVLPDYRTHYTPERDTRVELVACPYFTTSLFDLTREQTLDLSARDSFVVVMCLEGHGTLTDDRGETLPVHQGETVLVPASAQSLRMVPDGTMKLLTSWID comes from the coding sequence ATGTATAAGTTCCAACCGATTCTGAAATCCCTGATCTGGGGCGGCGAAAAGATCGCCCCCTACAAACAGATCGCCACCGACCAGCACAACATCGGCGAGAGCTGGGAACTCTCGGGGGTCGAGGGCAACGAGTCCGTCGTGGCCGAAGGCCCCGAAGCCGGGACGAAACTCCCCGACCTGCTGGCCCGTCACGGCGCCGCGCTGCTGGGAAAAGCCAACTACGAGCGATTCGGCAACGAATTCCCGCTGCTGATCAAGTTCATCGACGCGCGCCAGGACCTCTCGATCCAGGTGCACCCCAACGATGAACTCGCCTGGGAGCGCCACCGCTCGAAGGGCAAAACCGAGATGTGGTACGTCGTCTCGACCGACGAGGGAGCCCACCTGCTGTCGGGCTTCTCGAAGCAGGTAACCCCCGAGGAGTACGAAGCCAGCGTCGCCGACAACACCATCACCGACCTGCTGGCCCGGTATGCCATCCGTCCGGGGGATGTCTTCTTCCTGCCTGCGGGACGCGTGCACGCCATCGGTTCGGGGTCGTTCATCGCCGAGATTCAGCAGACTTCGAACATCACCTACCGCATCTACGACTACGGGCGGGTGGGCGCCGACGGCAAACCCCGCGAACTGCACACCGAGCAGGCCAAAGGGGCCATCGACTATACCGTGCTGCCCGATTACCGGACGCACTACACCCCGGAACGCGACACGCGGGTCGAGTTGGTTGCGTGCCCCTACTTCACGACGTCGCTCTTCGATCTGACCCGCGAGCAGACGCTCGACCTTTCGGCACGGGATTCGTTCGTGGTGGTGATGTGTCTCGAAGGGCACGGCACGCTGACCGACGACCGGGGCGAAACGCTTCCGGTGCATCAGGGTGAAACGGTGCTGGTTCCGGCTTCGGCGCAGTCGCTGCGCATGGTGCCCGACGGCACGATGAAACTCCTCACGAGCTGGATCGACTGA
- a CDS encoding ROK family protein, with product MYSHDNRVVITLDAGGTNFVFGAMQANQFIVEPITMPSHADNLDECLATMVDGFRQVIARLPEKPVAISFAFPGPADYPNGIIGGFLPNFPSFRDGVALGPFLEATFGIPVFINNDGDLFAYGEALGGALPEINARLEALHSPKRYKNLLGYTFGTGFGIGIVVDNRLNRGDNSCVETFCLRHKKFPDIIVEDGVAVRAIKRVYGELTGNPDHGLEPKDICDIADGKRPGDAEAAQKAFAEFGEVAGDAMATAVTLIDGLIVIGGGITAARKWIMPSLLRELRSKIHQFDGNELNRVQMKVYDLDDEAEFLEFARGDNRTLKVYGTDRYVAYDPQKRIGVTISKLGASRAISVGAYAFALSQLDAQNNA from the coding sequence ATGTACAGTCATGACAACCGGGTGGTCATCACCCTCGACGCCGGCGGCACGAACTTCGTATTCGGAGCCATGCAGGCCAACCAGTTCATCGTCGAACCCATCACCATGCCGTCGCACGCCGACAATCTGGACGAGTGCCTCGCCACGATGGTCGACGGTTTCCGACAGGTCATCGCCCGACTCCCGGAGAAACCCGTCGCCATCAGCTTCGCATTCCCCGGCCCGGCCGACTATCCGAACGGCATCATCGGCGGCTTCCTGCCCAACTTCCCGTCGTTCCGCGACGGCGTGGCCCTGGGCCCCTTCCTCGAAGCGACGTTCGGAATCCCGGTCTTCATCAACAACGACGGCGACCTGTTCGCCTACGGTGAAGCCCTGGGCGGTGCCCTGCCCGAAATCAACGCCCGGCTCGAAGCCCTCCACAGCCCGAAACGCTACAAAAACCTGTTGGGCTACACCTTCGGCACGGGATTCGGAATCGGCATCGTCGTCGACAACCGCCTGAACCGCGGCGACAACTCCTGTGTGGAGACCTTCTGCCTGAGGCACAAGAAGTTCCCCGATATTATCGTCGAGGACGGCGTGGCCGTGCGGGCCATCAAGCGCGTCTACGGTGAGCTGACCGGCAATCCTGACCACGGGCTCGAACCGAAGGATATCTGCGACATCGCCGACGGCAAACGCCCGGGCGATGCGGAAGCCGCACAGAAGGCCTTCGCGGAGTTCGGCGAAGTGGCCGGTGACGCCATGGCCACGGCCGTGACGCTGATCGACGGTCTGATCGTCATCGGAGGCGGTATCACCGCGGCCCGGAAGTGGATCATGCCGAGCCTCCTGCGCGAACTGCGCTCGAAGATCCACCAGTTCGACGGCAACGAGCTCAACCGCGTGCAGATGAAGGTCTACGACCTGGACGACGAGGCCGAATTCCTCGAATTCGCCCGCGGCGACAACCGCACGCTCAAGGTCTACGGCACGGATCGCTACGTAGCCTACGATCCGCAGAAACGCATCGGCGTGACGATCTCCAAACTGGGCGCCAGCCGCGCCATCTCGGTCGGCGCCTACGCCTTCGCACTGAGCCAACTGGACGCACAAAACAACGCATAA
- the asnB gene encoding asparagine synthase B: MCGFVGLFDIRQQSDALRTQVLKMSKQIRHRGPDWSGIYCGQRAILSHERLSIVDPQSGRQPLYSRDGKLVLAVNGEIYNHQEIRAELAGEYEFLTGSDCEVILPLYRKLGIGLLEKISGIFAFALYDIEHDEYLIARDPIGVIPLYIGWDRDEQFYVASELKALEGVCITIQPFLPGHYWSSKEGKMIRWYRRDWFDYDAVKENPADIAALRTALEEAVKRQLMSDVPYGVLLSGGLDSSIISAVAKKFADRRVESGGREEAWWPQLHSFAVGLAGSPDLAAARKVADHIGTVHHEIHYTIQEGLDAIRDVIYYIETYDVTTVRASTPMYLLARVIKSMGIKMVLSGEGADEIFGGYLYFHKAPNAQAFHEETVRKIGRLHLYDCLRANKSLAAWGVEGRVPFLDKEFLDVAMRLNPEAKMAGKGRIEKWVLRKAFEDLLPEEIVWRQKEQFSDGVGYGWIDTLKRITSEAVSDREMEHAAERFPVNPPQNKEEYYYRSIFEEHFPSQTAAACVPSVPSVACSTAEALAWDQSFANCNDPSGRAVLGVHNTDLSHEI, from the coding sequence ATGTGCGGATTTGTAGGATTGTTCGACATCCGGCAACAGTCGGATGCGTTGCGCACCCAGGTGCTGAAAATGTCGAAACAGATTCGCCACCGCGGCCCCGACTGGTCGGGAATCTACTGCGGACAGCGGGCGATTCTTTCGCACGAACGGCTCTCGATCGTCGACCCCCAGTCGGGTCGGCAACCCCTGTACAGCCGTGACGGAAAGCTCGTCCTGGCCGTCAACGGGGAGATTTACAACCACCAGGAGATCCGCGCCGAACTGGCCGGAGAGTATGAATTCCTGACCGGGTCCGACTGTGAGGTCATCCTCCCGCTCTACCGAAAACTCGGGATCGGACTGCTCGAAAAGATCAGCGGCATCTTCGCCTTCGCGCTCTACGACATCGAGCACGACGAATACCTCATCGCCCGTGACCCGATCGGCGTCATTCCGCTCTACATCGGCTGGGACCGCGACGAGCAGTTCTACGTCGCCTCGGAGCTGAAGGCCCTCGAAGGGGTCTGCATCACGATCCAGCCCTTCCTGCCCGGACACTACTGGTCGTCGAAGGAGGGCAAGATGATTCGCTGGTACCGGCGCGACTGGTTCGATTACGACGCCGTGAAGGAGAACCCGGCCGACATCGCCGCACTCCGCACGGCGCTCGAAGAGGCCGTGAAACGGCAGCTGATGTCCGACGTCCCGTACGGCGTGCTGCTCTCGGGAGGACTCGACTCGTCGATCATCTCGGCCGTGGCCAAGAAGTTCGCCGACCGCCGCGTCGAGAGCGGAGGCCGCGAAGAGGCCTGGTGGCCGCAGCTGCACTCCTTCGCCGTGGGGCTGGCCGGGTCGCCCGACCTGGCTGCGGCCCGCAAGGTCGCCGACCACATCGGGACGGTCCACCACGAGATCCACTACACGATCCAGGAGGGTCTGGACGCCATCCGCGACGTGATCTACTACATCGAGACCTACGACGTGACCACGGTCCGCGCCTCGACGCCGATGTACCTGCTGGCACGGGTCATCAAGTCGATGGGCATCAAGATGGTCCTCTCGGGCGAGGGCGCCGACGAGATCTTCGGCGGATACCTCTACTTCCACAAGGCCCCCAACGCACAGGCCTTCCACGAGGAGACCGTGCGCAAGATCGGCCGGCTGCACCTCTACGACTGTCTGAGGGCCAACAAGTCGCTCGCCGCATGGGGTGTCGAGGGGCGCGTGCCGTTCCTCGACAAGGAGTTCCTCGACGTGGCCATGCGCCTGAACCCCGAGGCGAAGATGGCCGGAAAGGGCCGCATCGAGAAGTGGGTGCTGCGCAAGGCCTTCGAGGATCTGCTGCCCGAGGAGATCGTCTGGCGGCAGAAGGAGCAGTTCTCCGACGGCGTGGGTTACGGGTGGATCGACACGCTGAAGCGGATCACCTCCGAGGCGGTTTCGGACCGCGAGATGGAGCACGCCGCCGAGCGCTTCCCTGTCAACCCGCCGCAGAACAAGGAGGAGTACTACTACCGCTCGATCTTCGAGGAGCACTTCCCCTCGCAGACCGCCGCGGCGTGCGTGCCTTCGGTGCCCTCGGTGGCGTGCAGCACGGCCGAAGCGCTGGCCTGGGACCAGTCCTTCGCCAACTGCAACGACCCCTCGGGACGTGCCGTACTGGGCGTGCACAACACCGATCTCTCCCACGAAATCTGA
- the ilvN gene encoding acetolactate synthase small subunit: MEQEYIITVFSENKVGLLSQITTVFTCRNVNIESLTTSESALKGIHKFTIVVRTTPESVEKVVRQVEKKIDVLKTFVYTPDEVVQQEIALYKVTRSHNVEQLVRKHNVRILEIDTDYIVVEKTGHKSETQELFHLLQPYGVQQFVRSGTVAVIKSKRELLNEYLEELEKMRKSPEQVRQEA; encoded by the coding sequence ATGGAACAGGAATACATCATCACCGTATTTTCGGAGAACAAGGTGGGTCTGCTGAGCCAGATCACCACGGTTTTCACCTGCCGGAACGTCAACATCGAGAGCCTCACGACCTCGGAATCCGCCCTGAAGGGTATTCACAAATTCACGATCGTCGTGCGGACCACACCCGAGAGCGTGGAGAAGGTCGTGCGGCAGGTCGAGAAGAAGATCGACGTGCTGAAAACCTTCGTCTACACCCCCGACGAGGTCGTGCAGCAGGAGATCGCCCTCTACAAGGTGACGCGCAGCCACAATGTCGAACAGCTCGTCCGCAAGCACAACGTCCGTATTCTGGAGATCGACACCGACTACATCGTCGTCGAGAAGACCGGGCACAAGAGCGAAACCCAGGAACTGTTCCACCTGTTGCAGCCCTACGGCGTGCAGCAGTTCGTGCGCAGCGGAACGGTGGCCGTCATCAAGTCGAAACGCGAGTTGCTGAACGAGTACCTCGAAGAACTGGAGAAGATGCGGAAAAGCCCCGAACAGGTCCGGCAGGAGGCCTGA